From one Brachypodium distachyon strain Bd21 chromosome 4, Brachypodium_distachyon_v3.0, whole genome shotgun sequence genomic stretch:
- the LOC100837315 gene encoding NAD(P)H-quinone oxidoreductase subunit T, chloroplastic produces MAASSTASRPFTPFLHRHQGRGRCRTRLVVVAASTPDAEAPSPEAAAAPGKKKTVDTRIHWSNPDEGWIGGKDIKEGESGSKNEPLGRRFADLINDPAESHYQFLGIAPEADIEEIKAAYRRLSKEFHPDTTRLPLKSASEKFIWLREVYNVLSEEETRRFYDWTLAQEAESRRLQQLRSRLEDPYEQDIQSYEPVPDMVDRLGGKNMELSDQAMTALGFDIVVIFFSICCIIYAVFFKEQY; encoded by the exons ATGGCGGCATCGTCCACGGCTTCCCGCCCCTTCACGCCCTTCCTCCACAGGCACCAAGGGCGCGGCAGGTGCCGCACgaggctcgtcgtcgtcgcagcGAGCACTCCAGACGCCGAGGCGCCGTCTCCGGAGGCGGCAGCTGCCCcaggaaagaagaagacggTGGACACCAGGATACACTGGTCTAACCCGGACGAAGGTTGGATAGGAGGCAAAGACATCAAGGAAGGCGAAAGCGGCAGCAAGAACGAGCCCTTGGGAAGGAGGTTCGCCGACCTCATCAACGACCCCGCCGAGTCACACTACCA GTTCCTGGGAATAGCACCTGAGGCGGACATAGAAGAGATCAAGGCGGCGTACCGGCGGCTGTCCAAGGAGTTCCACCCGGACACCACGAGGCTGCCTCTCAAGTCGGCTTCCGAGAAGTTCATCTGGCTCCGGGAGGTGTACAACGTGCTGAGCGAGGAGGAGACCCGGCGGTTCTACGACTGGACGCTGGCGCAGGAGGCCGAGAGCCGCAGGCTGCAGCAGCTCCGGTCCCGTCTCGAGGACCCCTATGAGCAGGACATCCAGAGCTACGAGCCCGTGCCGGACATGGTCGACCGCCTCGGTGGGAAGAACATGGAGCTCAGTGACCAGGCCATGACCGCTCTTGGGTTCGATATCGtcgtcatcttcttcagcatCTGCTGCATCATCTACGCCGTCTTCTTCAAGGAGCAGTACTGA
- the LOC104585027 gene encoding NAC domain-containing protein 76 — MAMPEARGGGLGLPTGFRFMPTDEELTASYLRKKGTRHTGSNFSSAGRCQGAGAGPAGCYPARRHVEGDREGGACGHLTAARDAHGHQQTLVFFTVNVGSGATRRTQWIMHEYRLHPALLAVVAKVGKDVEDSVVCRFFKKATRRGGNPEDMGGPSSPHLSCVTEELGDDEEEMASSNN, encoded by the exons ATGGCGATGCCAGAGGCCCGTGGCGGAGGGTTGGGGCTGCCGACTGGGTTCAGGTTCATGCCGACTGACGAGGAGCTGACGGCGAGCTACCTCCGCAAGAAG GGGACGAGACACACGGGGTCAAATTTTTCTTCAGCCGGTCGGTGCCAAGGTGCGGGCGCAGGGCCCGCAGGATGCTACCCGGCGCGCCGACATGTGGAAGGCGACAGGGAAGGAGGAGCTTGTGGTCATCTCACCGCGGCGCGTGATGCCCATGGCCATCAGCAGACACTAGTCTTCTTCACCGTCAACGTCGGCAGCGGTGCCACCAGGCGCACCCAGTGGATCATGCACGAGTACCGCCTCCACCCTGCCCtgctcgccgttgtagccaaGGTCGGCAAGGATGTGGAGGACTCGGTGGTGTGCCGCTTCTTCAAGAAGGCCACACGCCGCGGCGGAAACCCGGAGGACATGGGCGGACCGTCGTCCCCGCACTTGTCGTGCGTGACCGAGGAATTAGgagatgacgaagaagaaatggcTAGTTCTAATAACTAG